The following proteins are co-located in the Vigna angularis cultivar LongXiaoDou No.4 chromosome 2, ASM1680809v1, whole genome shotgun sequence genome:
- the LOC108346958 gene encoding soyasapogenol B glucuronide galactosyltransferase, with product MAKAMDTKHQHQLNITFLPYPTPGHMNPMIDTARLFARHGVNVTIILTPANALTFQNAIDSDFSHGYHIRIQLVPFPAAQVGLPEGVENIKDGTSLELLGRISRGISMLKDHIQLLFQDLHPDCIVSDMFYPWTVESAAELGIPRIFFCSSSYLSDCATHSVMQHRPQERLVSDTDKFSIPGFPHRIEMTPLQLANWLRVREEVSYYFEGMYASERRSYGALYNSFHELESEYEQLHNSIVGIKSWSIGPVSAWVNKDDGQKINREHKEDLPEEPEWLTWLNSEQNDSVIYVNFGSLTRLHHAQLAELAYGLENSGHSFIWVVRKKDANENEYSFLQEFEDKMKESKKGFIIWNWAPQLLILNHPAIGGIVSHCGWNSLLESLSAGLPVITWPMFAEQFYNERLIVDVLKVGVSVGAKENKFWALGDKDNVVEGEEIKKAILQLMETEEGREMRKRAIKLGDASKKTIEKGGHSYNNLIQLIDELKSLKISKALPETS from the coding sequence ATGGCCAAAGCTATGGATACTAAACACCAACACCAATTGAATATCACTTTTCTTCCATATCCAACTCCTGGCCATATGAACCCCATGATCGACACAGCAAGGTTATTTGCGAGGCATGGTGTTAATGTCACCATTATATTAACCCCCGCAAATGCCTTAACTTTCCAAAATGCCATCGACAGTGACTTCAGCCATGGATACCATATCAGAATCCAACTGGTTCCCTTCCCTGCAGCTCAAGTAGGTCTTCCTGAAGGGGTTGAAAACATCAAAGATGGCACTTCCCTAGAACTACTGGGCCGAATCAGTCGTGGAATATCAATGCTCAAGGATCATATTCAGCTTCTGTTTCAAGATCTTCATCCAGATTGCATAGTGAGTGATATGTTTTATCCTTGGACTGTGGAATCCGCAGCAGAACTGGGTATTCCAAGAATCTTCTTTTGCAGCTCAAGCTACCTATCCGACTGTGCTACTCATTCGGTCATGCAGCACAGGCCTCAGGAGAGGTTAGTGTCAGATACCGACAAGTTTTCAATTCCTGGTTTTCCTCATAGAATAGAGATGACCCCTCTACAGCTTGCAAACTGGCTAAGGGTTCGTGAAGAAGTCTCATACTATTTTGAGGGAATGTATGCATCAGAGAGAAGAAGCTATGGAGCACTCTATAATAGTTTTCATGAACTTGAAAGCGAGTATGAGCAACTTCATAACAGTATAGTGGGGATCAAATCTTGGAGTATTGGACCAGTTTCAGCCTGGGTTAACAAGGATGATGGACAAAAGATCAATAGGGAACACAAGGAGGACCTTCCAGAAGAGCCAGAGTGGCTAACTTGGCTTAACAGTGAGCAGAATGACTCTGTGATTTATGTGAATTTTGGAAGCCTGACTAGGCTCCATCATGCTCAACTTGCAGAACTGGCTTACGGGCTTGAAAATTCTGGTCATAGTTTCATCTGGGTCGTGAGGAAAAAGGATGCAAATGAGAACGAATACAGTTTCCTGCAAGAGTTTGAGGataagatgaaagaaagcaaGAAGGGTTTTATCATATGGAACTGGGCACCACAGCTGCTGATATTGAATCATCCTGCCATAGGAGGCATTGTGTCTCACTGTGGTTGGAACTCTCTTCTTGAAAGCTTGAGTGCTGGATTGCCAGTCATCACATGGCCTATGTTTGCAGAACAATTTTACAATGAGAGGTTGATAGTTGATGTGTTGAAGGTTGGAGTTTCAGTGGGAGCTAAGGAAAACAAGTTTTGGGCATTAGGTGACAAGGATAATGTGGTGGAAGGAGAAGAGATTAAGAAAGCTATCTTACAGTTGATGGAGACAGAAGAGGGCAGAGAAATGAGAAAGAGAGCAATAAAATTGGGTGATGCTTCCAAGAAGACTATAGAGAAGGGTGGACACTCTTACAACAACTTGATTCAGTTGATAGATGAGCTTAAATCATTGAAGATATCTAAAGCACTTCCAGAAACAAGTTAG